DNA sequence from the Anabaena sphaerica FACHB-251 genome:
AGTCACCTGTTCATCCGGCGAAATTCACCGGGAGTTAGACGCATGGGTTTTTCTGGGTTCCAGATGCCTTTGCCCATGAGTCTAGCCCAATGTTGGGCATTTTCTAAGCGATCATTATATTTGTGATTAGGCGATCGCCCTACAAATAGAGCATACCCTTGTTTGAGGACTTGTTCATTCAAAAACATCTGATCTTTCCACACATAAGCCAAAGTCCGTCCAAATTTGTCCTTGGCTTCTAGGTCAAACTCTAACTTGACAGATTTTTCACCCTCACCAATCAAGTTTTCCATCAGTTCTTTGCCATTATCTCCCCAAGGACGCTGACGCAAATCTGGAGCATCTAAACCAATTAAGCGGACTTGGGAAATTAAATTTGGTTGTTGTCCCATACCCAGCACTTCTAAGGTTTGTCCGCTGACCACCCGTGCTACTTTTACCTCAGCAGTCATGTTTATCGGCTGATTTTCGGCTTGACAACTGACCAACAACAACAAACAGGATAAGATTGTCATTTTTTGCGCCAAGATGCCCAAATGGGGTACTAAAGCGGCTATTTTACCCTGTAAGTATCTGCACCCTGGTACAATTTTCATTTTTGTCCTCTAATCTTCATCTAAGGGTAAACCCGCTTTGACTTTGCCCTTACCAAAAAAGCGCCCAAACTGAAGTTCATAAACTTCATCTTCGTCTTGTGTTTCTACTTCTAAGTCAGAACGGGCATAACTCACACACAACAAAGCGTAACCTTGACGGCGTAACTCTGGCGATAGTCCAATGGCTTCCGGTTGGTAAATTTCTCCTGACAGCACCCTGACAGCGCAAGCTGTGCAAGCCCCATTTCGGCAAGAAAACGGTAGTTCTATGCCATTATGTTCCGCTGTGTGCAGGATATAGCGGTCTTCTGGAACTTCCAGGCTGTATGATACGCCTGTTTGGCGGTTGTGAACTTTGATTGTGTGGGTCTGAACCATCTTGATTTTTGCTTGGGAATTTGGGATTTTTATTCATTGTAAAAATATCTTGTGAAATATTTGCATTTTTTGCAGTTTCGTTTTATTATTGAAATTCATGGCACCTGGAGAGGTGGCCGAGTGGTTGAAGGCGCAGACCTGGAAAGTCTGTTATGCAGAAATGTATACGAGGGTTCGAAT
Encoded proteins:
- a CDS encoding 2Fe-2S iron-sulfur cluster-binding protein, with amino-acid sequence MVQTHTIKVHNRQTGVSYSLEVPEDRYILHTAEHNGIELPFSCRNGACTACAVRVLSGEIYQPEAIGLSPELRRQGYALLCVSYARSDLEVETQDEDEVYELQFGRFFGKGKVKAGLPLDED
- a CDS encoding thermonuclease family protein yields the protein MKIVPGCRYLQGKIAALVPHLGILAQKMTILSCLLLLVSCQAENQPINMTAEVKVARVVSGQTLEVLGMGQQPNLISQVRLIGLDAPDLRQRPWGDNGKELMENLIGEGEKSVKLEFDLEAKDKFGRTLAYVWKDQMFLNEQVLKQGYALFVGRSPNHKYNDRLENAQHWARLMGKGIWNPEKPMRLTPGEFRRMNR